TTTTTCAGATGCTTTTTGCCAAACGGCAACTTGCTCAAGAAAGTCCGTCGAAAAAGCGGCGTGGACCATTTGTGAAATTTATAGCAGGTGTGCTGAAGCGATCCGTTAGGATTGCACAATTTCGGCGCCACCAGTCCGACACCTTCGCCTTCTTTCTCCTTGATATAATTATACAATTTTTCAATGGAATTGTCTTCAACGAAGATATCGGGGTTCATGATAATAATGTATTTGCCGAACGCCGCCTTGATGCCCGCATTGTTGCCCGCGGCAAAACCCGAATTTTTGCCCGTTTGAATAAATCGAACTTGCGGATATTCTTCTTCGATCATGTCTTCAATGCCATCGCCGGAATCATTATCCACCACAATCACCTCGGTCTGTTCGGGCAAATTGCTGGCCAGTAAATCTTTCAAGGCGAAGCGCACCAAATTTTTGCTTTTGTAGGTTAGGATAATTATCGATAAATTCATATATTGCAGGTCAGTGAGTCGATGGGACGATAGGCGAGTAGTTTATTAGTCCCTATTTGCCTCCAATACTACAATCAAAAAAGACAATTTGGTCTTCTTCTCCCCTTCTTGAGATAACTGCAGCTCCTGCCCAAAGAAGGGAAAGCTTGATTATATTATTATTCCGTACTTTATCAGAAAATGTTTTTGTACTTCTTGCATACAAAATTAAAAATTCTTTTGCTAACTCAGAGAGATTCTCATTTCCACTTATCCATTTCTTAATAAAATTATCAATATTTTCTTGTTCATCCTCGGAAAAAGAATTTATTTCTTTAACCTCTTCCGGTTGCTCACCTCGCATTTTTTCTTTAAATACTAATTTCTTACCTAACTTGACCTTAAAATAAAATTTTCTTCCCAACTTATCAATTACATCCTCATTGCTAATTACTGAACCGATATCCCAATGCTTTTCAATCTCCGCGCTTTCCTCGCTAACATATTCAACTTTAGCTCCCATTCCCATACGGTCAAACCCTCCGGCACTATCCTCTATAACTAGATAAGGCAATTTATTTGGCGCTTCCATTTTTACTTGTATCCTAAATCTTTCTAAATCAATGGGATCGATTTTATATTGATCGAGCAAGGTATGCTTTTGGATAATACGCTTCATTATTAGTTGCTCTTTTATGCGTAACAACTGAATTTTCTCCCGAATTTCCGTTAACTTCTTATCACATTGTTCTTTTGTAACGTCTTTATCATTTTGAATAGATAATTCCTCCTCTCGCAATTGATTGCGAGGCATAGTAACTTCATTTTCAATTACTTCGGATATTTTATAATTGTCATCTAGGGCAATATTGTAATATTTATCTCCAACTCTAACTAATAAATCAGGGAAAACTGAACCTGAAATCCGTCCCTTTCTCCTCATATGAATTACCACCGCATACAGCATAAGATCAGAAACAGAATCTCCAATTTTAATTTTTCTACCCTCTTCTCTTACTTTTTCTATTGGAACAACAATTTGTCCCTGTGGGTATTTTTCTGATACAGGAACTTGTATAACATTATAAAGCCCTCTTGGAGTTATCAATGTACCATCAAAGCTACCTATACCCATTCTTCCGATCATTGATTTTTCTCCTAAAATAGTTTTACCTATGCCTTTTCTTTGTATATCGCCTTTACCGACTTTTCTTACCCACTCTCCTGTGACATCCTCGACCCCTAATACTCTTTGCTCTGACAGGCCATACACGCTTACCCTAGCCATGCCACCAACTGATTCCAAAAATTTTAACCATTCAATATCTTTTGTTTCCCTAGATGTAATATGTGGAGTAATTCCTGTATATTCTTTCGCCAGTTGGTGAATATCCTCATATGTCATGTCTTGCAAACCTTCTTGCGTTGAATAATCCGAAGGTTCTGACGCCCAGTATAACAAAGGAAAATCAAAACGTCTCTCTTTGAATAAATCTCCATATTTCTGAAATAAATTTGCTATTTGCGAATAAGGAATATGCTCTCTGACACCGGGTACTGCATCAAAACCGCAAAAAGCGCAGCTCTTTGAACAACCAAATGTTAATTGAATTGCTCCAACATTTTTCATTATTAATTCCAGCTCTTCAGGTAAAAATTTCTTTTCCAATTCGAGCGGTAAAGAATCGCTTTCTCCCGGATACATCTTTTTCTTTTTCTCAACAACCTGATCAACTAATTTGCGATGATCTTTTTCCAGCCATTTTTCCCAATAGCTTAACTGTGCAATTAAAGCATCATCTTCAATTGCTTTTTCCAGAAATGATTGCAGCTCTCCTCTTTCTTCAAGCTCAGTGAAATAATCAACCAGCTCTTTTGGCGACATTTCCAAAACCTGCTCTCGTGTTTTTTCCTTTTTCGGTTTTTCAATTGTTATCTTTGGAATCTCCGGCATATTTTTTTCTTACTTTTTCCATTTTCTTTTTATAATCATCAAGATCATCAAGCTCTTTTTTAAGCTCAATTCTCTGTTTTACTAACTTCCGAATATTTTTTACTCTCTTTTTCTTATCCATATTTATATTTGTAATATTTGTATACGATTTGTAAATTTGTAACCTTTAAACAAACCATTTTTCAATCTCCTTAGCATCATCCGTTTTCCTCTCCATAATCAGCTTTCTTTTTTCCAAAAACTTTTTTCTGTTTTTCATCGCTTCGGAAAATGCTTTCAAAGACGACTGTTCCGCGAATAAAATATATAAGAATTTTTGCAATTCGTAAAAAAATATCGACAAACCGAGCTTGGGAGCGTTCTTTAGCAAAACATACAAATGATTTCGGTATGAATAAAAAGTGCCGAAGCGCGATTTTGATTTTCTCGCCTTCATGATCAGCCTTCTGTTCATTTTTCCGGCCGGTCCCGAGACCGAACGATCATGATAACCGACGGCGGACGGCACTCTCCAGGCCTGCCAGCCTCGCCAGCGCAGACGATAAGCCAGATCAACGTCTTCTTTATAGCTGAAAAAATCTTCATCGAAATACTGACCGTTTTCCACCGCGTCATTGAGCGCTTCCCTTCGGAAAACCGGGGCCGCGCCGGACGCGCCGAAAACTTCTTTGACGCCGTCATACTGCCCCTGATCGACTTCGCCGCTGCCCAAATCCACCACTCGATGATTTTTATATATTTTCAAACCGAGCGTGTCAATATAATTGGTTTTTTGATTGTTTTGCCAGCGCAAAAGCTTGCCGCTCGCGGCGGCGGCTCGAGGATTTTTATCCATGAGAGCGACTATATTTTCCAAAAAGTCGGGTTCTAAAATGATATCTTGATTTAACACCAAAACATAATCGCTTTTTGACCAATGAATCGCCTGATTGTGCGCCTTGGCAAAGCCTTGATTTTCTTTGTGCCGCACGATTTTTAAATGCGGAAATTTTTCACCGATCAATTCAAGCGTGTCATCAGTGGAGCCGTTGTCGATAATCAACAAACTAAAATCTTTAAAAGTTTGTTCAAAAACCGACTTCAAACAAGCTTGAATGTATTTGGCTCCGTTCCAGGTGACTAAATTTATGGAAACTTTTGACATATTTTCATGTATCATGGATCTTGAATCATGGATCAAATTTAATTTATTCTCTCTATTGTACCCCAAAGCATGGCGCCAATCTCATCTGCTAACTTTACAACTTTTTCATATAAATCCAAATCTGTAATATTGTCATGAAATTTTATATTATTTTCCATAATTAATGATACATGACCGATCCGTGTTATATGATATATGTTCCATGACTTACTTTCTGGCCTTTGGAGTAACGAAAAAGCCCAAATATTTGCCGAGCATCAATCTCGTTTGCGATTCGGCGGCGGGGATCGAACCGAAAACGATGAAAGTGATCGGCACCAGCGCCCATTGGCAAAGCATAATAATATATTTGAATCGACTGTGTGTTTTGGGCCTTTGCGGCAATAAAAGCAAACTGAATATGGCGCTGATCACGATGCCGGCCGTGGCCAACGTCATCAGCCATTCCAAAACAAAAGGCGCGTTTTGCACCAAGACGCTGTTTGATTCGGGCTGATATTTCACCCACCACAATGGCAATCGTCCCAACAAGAAAATCAAAATCGGCGCGGTCACCCAAGAATACATGCCTTCGATCATATTAAACAAATATTTTATTTTCTTGCCCAGCGGAATCAATTTTTTCTTCTGGTGAAAGTTGGACACCATGTACGGGAAATGCTCGACGCCATACGCCCAGCGGCGTTGTTGTTTGTATAAATTTTTAAAATTGTCCCAATATTTATCGGCGAGCACCGTGTCCATGGACACCGGAATGTAAATCGGCGTCACCGTGTAATCACCGTTGTATTTCATGAAACATTGCAAAAATATTCTGGAATCATCGGTCACGATGTCGTGTTGCCAAAAATCCACGTCCACCAAGGCGCGCCAGCTCATACTGTGAGATGAAAAAGTAAACAGCCGCTCCGGCCTGGATAAATCGGTCAGCAACCAAAAAACCGTGCCGAAAGCGGTCACGCGCATGGCAGCCGGGGCGTCCCAGATATTATTGCTGTATAAAACGGCCGGCTGATATGAAGTTCTGGTCGGATTGGGATGAGTTAAATATTTGTACGCCAAACAGGCGAAAAATTTGGGATGAACCACGGTATCGCTGTCAAAATAAGAAACAATGATGTCATCGTACGGAATTTTCCATTCGTAATCGATCAATTCCTTGACTTGTCTGGCCGCATAAGCCGCATTGGCGCCTTTGGCCTTCATTTCTCCG
The genomic region above belongs to Candidatus Bipolaricaulota bacterium and contains:
- a CDS encoding glycosyltransferase family 2 protein, producing the protein MAINPPKTKYYRFLELIPGFLIWATFIGAIAMSFVKPIWAIYFIIVFDLYWVFRVSYFIFHITFAWRRFHRDSKIDWAAKVREVPDWQKIYHLIFLPTYNESYEVLKTTFESLVNSTYPLDKMIVVLAGEERAQKHFEEVSEKIEKEYKHKFFKFVKTLHPDDVPGEMKAKGANAAYAARQVKELIDYEWKIPYDDIIVSYFDSDTVVHPKFFACLAYKYLTHPNPTRTSYQPAVLYSNNIWDAPAAMRVTAFGTVFWLLTDLSRPERLFTFSSHSMSWRALVDVDFWQHDIVTDDSRIFLQCFMKYNGDYTVTPIYIPVSMDTVLADKYWDNFKNLYKQQRRWAYGVEHFPYMVSNFHQKKKLIPLGKKIKYLFNMIEGMYSWVTAPILIFLLGRLPLWWVKYQPESNSVLVQNAPFVLEWLMTLATAGIVISAIFSLLLLPQRPKTHSRFKYIIMLCQWALVPITFIVFGSIPAAESQTRLMLGKYLGFFVTPKARK
- a CDS encoding glycosyltransferase family 2 protein, whose protein sequence is MNLSIIILTYKSKNLVRFALKDLLASNLPEQTEVIVVDNDSGDGIEDMIEEEYPQVRFIQTGKNSGFAAGNNAGIKAAFGKYIIIMNPDIFVEDNSIEKLYNYIKEKEGEGVGLVAPKLCNPNGSLQHTCYKFHKWSTPLFRRTFLSKLPFGKKHLKKFLMDDWDHNSIREVDWVQGSCFIMRKDLLEQIGCFDEKYFMYVEDMDLCRKINLAGKKVIYYPESKVIHLHRRESNDGKWHQVFTNKLTREHIKSWLKYMWKFRKGNLNELKKDIKM
- a CDS encoding glycosyltransferase family 2 protein, with product MSKVSINLVTWNGAKYIQACLKSVFEQTFKDFSLLIIDNGSTDDTLELIGEKFPHLKIVRHKENQGFAKAHNQAIHWSKSDYVLVLNQDIILEPDFLENIVALMDKNPRAAAASGKLLRWQNNQKTNYIDTLGLKIYKNHRVVDLGSGEVDQGQYDGVKEVFGASGAAPVFRREALNDAVENGQYFDEDFFSYKEDVDLAYRLRWRGWQAWRVPSAVGYHDRSVSGPAGKMNRRLIMKARKSKSRFGTFYSYRNHLYVLLKNAPKLGLSIFFYELQKFLYILFAEQSSLKAFSEAMKNRKKFLEKRKLIMERKTDDAKEIEKWFV